One Branchiostoma floridae strain S238N-H82 chromosome 15, Bfl_VNyyK, whole genome shotgun sequence DNA window includes the following coding sequences:
- the LOC118431946 gene encoding uncharacterized protein LOC118431946, giving the protein MSHHQRSTRSSSSNEVRSAELRGKLSSEHKLLLDAIEATLLDPLKSEIQGLKQQFGKFAEEQAVIKSTVAHLENKVEEAAVSIHQHSRRLNELEQYSRRNCLLLHGATTSDSDSVSVVLDLAKNKLGVTLSESEIDRAHPLPGRKESNSGRKPPIVIKFVSYNTRNKIFTAKSKLKGSGMYITEHLTRENAQLLRETRAKLGTAWSFDGRIFCLVDGVKKKISCLEDLDSITSTSSAGET; this is encoded by the coding sequence ATGTCGCATCACCAGCGGTCTACTCGCTCGTCTTCAAGCAACGAGGTGCGGTCTGCCGAACTCCGAGGTAAACTTTCCTCCGAGCACAAACTACTGCTTGACGCAATTGAAGCAACCCTCTTGGATCCGCTGAAATCAGAGATTCAAGGTTTAAAGCAACAGTTTGGAAAATTCGCCGAGGAGCAAGCGGTAATTAAGTCGACGGTCGCACACCTGGAGAACAAAGTAGAGGAGGCAGCTGTTTCAATCCATCAACATTCCAGGCGTCTCAATGAGCTGGAGCAATACTCGCGGCGCAACTGTCTTCTACTGCACGGAGCTACTACATCTGATTCCGACTCAGTCAGCGTCGTCCTCGACTTAGCCAAGAACAAGCTGGGCGTCACCCTTTCTGAGAGTGAGATTGACCGTGCTCATCCTCTCCCAGGACGCAAGGAATCCAACAGCGGAAGGAAACCACCGATTGTTATCAAGTTTGTGTCCTACAACACCCGTAATAAAATCTTCACGGCCAAGTCTAAGCTGAAGGGATCGGGCATGTACATCACCGAGCACCTTACACGCGAGAATGCCCAGTTACTCCGAGAGACACGGGCGAAGCTGGGGACGGCCTGGTCCTTCGACGGCCGGATCTTCTGCCTCGTCGACGGTGTGAAGAAGAAGATTAGCTGTCTTGAGGACCTAGACTCCATCACCTCAACTTCCTCAGCAGGCGAGACATAA